One Cryobacterium roopkundense genomic region harbors:
- a CDS encoding ATP-binding cassette domain-containing protein, which produces MTKNTTSQHDESEAYDVSTENAGTGLTHVPHLLSLKGAGKSYGNIIALSDVDMDVDAGRVTCVLGDNGAGKSTLIKIIAGRHEHTTGTFEINGESVTLKSPREALNLGIAAVYQDLAVVPLMPIWRNFFLGSELKRGWGPLRILDVEEMKRITKRELLEMGIDLRDVDQPIGQLSGGERQCVAIARAVYFGAKALILDEPTAALGVKQSGVVLRYILRARDRGLGVIFITHNPHHAFPVGDRFLLLKRGKSIGYYEKKDVTLNELTAQMAGGAELEELAHELEQVGGNTALIHQIREAEVTSPTV; this is translated from the coding sequence ATGACGAAGAACACCACATCACAGCATGACGAGTCGGAGGCCTATGACGTATCGACCGAGAACGCCGGGACGGGTCTCACGCACGTTCCTCACCTGCTCTCGCTGAAGGGCGCAGGGAAGAGCTACGGCAACATCATTGCCCTGTCCGACGTCGACATGGACGTCGACGCGGGGCGGGTCACCTGCGTTCTGGGCGACAACGGCGCCGGCAAGTCCACGCTCATCAAGATCATCGCGGGGCGGCACGAACACACAACCGGAACGTTTGAAATCAATGGCGAAAGTGTCACGCTGAAGTCGCCCCGAGAGGCGCTGAACCTCGGGATCGCAGCTGTCTATCAGGACCTCGCAGTAGTACCGCTGATGCCCATCTGGCGCAATTTCTTCCTCGGATCTGAACTCAAACGAGGGTGGGGGCCGCTCAGAATCCTCGACGTGGAGGAGATGAAGAGGATCACCAAAAGAGAACTTCTCGAGATGGGCATCGACCTACGAGACGTGGACCAGCCGATTGGGCAGCTCTCTGGCGGTGAGCGCCAGTGCGTGGCGATCGCCCGCGCCGTCTACTTCGGGGCGAAAGCTCTCATTCTGGATGAACCCACCGCCGCCCTGGGCGTCAAGCAGTCCGGGGTAGTGCTTCGGTACATTCTCCGTGCCCGCGACCGTGGTCTCGGCGTGATCTTCATTACGCACAACCCGCACCACGCATTCCCCGTCGGCGACCGATTCCTACTTCTCAAGCGCGGTAAATCCATCGGCTACTACGAGAAGAAGGACGTGACCCTCAACGAACTGACAGCGCAGATGGCGGGGGGTGCGGAACTGGAAGAGCTCGCCCACGAGCTTGAGCAGGTCGGCGGGAACACCGCACTGATTCACCAGATCCGCGAGGCCGAAGTCACGTCCCCGACAGTGTGA
- a CDS encoding LacI family DNA-binding transcriptional regulator has translation MVTNRSKRPTIRDVADAAGVSKSLAALVYARPSGVSPARAKRVLDAAAALGYTPNVVARSLAGGDGNFIVILVADLHNPVFADIVDAARREFARVGEASLMTSATLPGEASQHVLDDRLLAFFRDLRPRGILIVGSVPDMPAIAELAPNSTIVVASAIADYLPEAPTVRGDDLAGMRLVIDHLVGLGHRNIAHIGGRGGSVAEARARAYELAMAEHGLGDFSRISPADYSEASGHAAAELLLTAAVPPTAITAVNDLAAIGALSSAGERGVVMSVTGYDDTYLAALRQISLTTVDPGNEAIGRRSAEILADGLVGNAQDHQELIAPTLRVRNSTRRIL, from the coding sequence ATGGTCACCAACCGCAGCAAGCGCCCGACGATCCGAGATGTTGCGGACGCGGCTGGAGTGTCGAAATCTCTGGCCGCCCTGGTTTATGCCCGCCCGTCAGGTGTTAGCCCTGCACGTGCCAAGCGAGTGCTCGACGCGGCGGCAGCGCTCGGCTACACGCCGAATGTCGTCGCTCGGTCTCTGGCCGGGGGTGACGGGAACTTTATTGTGATTCTTGTCGCCGATCTCCACAACCCGGTCTTCGCCGATATCGTTGACGCCGCCCGGCGAGAATTCGCCCGAGTCGGGGAGGCTAGCCTCATGACCAGCGCGACCCTGCCGGGAGAGGCGAGCCAGCACGTCCTCGACGACCGACTGCTCGCGTTTTTCCGAGACCTTCGCCCACGCGGGATTCTCATCGTGGGTTCGGTGCCGGACATGCCTGCCATCGCGGAACTGGCTCCGAACTCAACGATCGTCGTCGCAAGCGCCATCGCAGACTACCTTCCCGAGGCGCCCACCGTTCGCGGGGATGACCTGGCCGGTATGCGCCTGGTCATCGACCATCTCGTGGGCCTGGGCCATCGCAATATCGCGCATATTGGCGGCCGGGGAGGCTCCGTCGCCGAGGCCCGCGCCCGCGCATACGAACTGGCCATGGCTGAACACGGACTCGGCGATTTCAGCCGGATTTCACCTGCCGACTATTCGGAAGCGTCTGGGCACGCCGCAGCCGAGCTGCTTCTGACCGCCGCCGTCCCCCCGACGGCGATCACCGCCGTCAATGACCTGGCTGCCATCGGCGCCCTGTCTTCTGCCGGTGAACGCGGTGTCGTGATGAGCGTGACGGGCTACGACGACACCTACCTGGCAGCGCTCCGACAGATCTCTCTCACCACAGTCGACCCGGGAAACGAGGCCATTGGCCGACGCTCGGCCGAGATCCTTGCCGACGGTTTGGTGGGGAATGCCCAAGACCATCAGGAGCTCATCGCACCGACGTTGCGAGTCAGGAATTCGACCCGACGGATTCTCTGA
- a CDS encoding substrate-binding domain-containing protein — MKKFRMAAGLAALALVPVIALAGCSSAGGRTEPASGSGDTGAAASTPPMTIAMITHAAAGDTFWDIVRKGAEAAAAKDNVKLVYSGDADGGRQAQLVQQAIDQNVDGIALTFAKADAMKDVVQKALDAGIPVVGFNGGQQEALAAGALTYIGQDDKQAGVEAGKKLVADGFTQPICMIQEQGHVGLEARCAGIKEQIPATEILYVTGTDMAQVSSTLTAKLQADTSADVVMGLGAPFTLAAIDVVAQTGSKAKIGSFDMNADLAQAIIDGKVIFTVDQQPYLQGYESVDALWLKKNGGFALGGGGAVATGPTIVTPGTAEAVLAGAKEGIR; from the coding sequence GTGAAGAAATTCCGTATGGCAGCTGGCCTCGCCGCATTGGCGCTGGTCCCCGTTATCGCACTCGCTGGGTGTTCCAGCGCCGGTGGCCGAACCGAGCCCGCGTCCGGGAGCGGCGACACAGGAGCAGCTGCAAGCACTCCCCCGATGACGATCGCGATGATTACACACGCGGCGGCGGGTGACACGTTCTGGGACATCGTCAGGAAAGGGGCCGAGGCCGCAGCCGCCAAGGACAACGTCAAGCTCGTCTACTCGGGAGACGCCGACGGTGGACGGCAGGCCCAACTCGTGCAGCAGGCCATCGATCAGAACGTCGACGGCATCGCACTGACCTTCGCCAAAGCGGACGCGATGAAAGACGTGGTGCAGAAGGCACTGGATGCGGGCATCCCCGTCGTCGGGTTCAATGGAGGTCAGCAGGAGGCCCTGGCTGCGGGCGCGCTCACCTACATCGGACAGGACGACAAGCAGGCCGGCGTCGAAGCCGGCAAGAAACTCGTCGCTGACGGATTCACGCAGCCGATCTGCATGATCCAGGAGCAAGGCCACGTCGGCCTCGAGGCGCGCTGCGCGGGCATCAAGGAGCAGATTCCGGCTACAGAAATCCTTTACGTGACCGGGACCGACATGGCCCAGGTGTCTTCGACTCTGACAGCGAAGCTTCAGGCCGACACCAGCGCGGACGTAGTGATGGGCCTCGGCGCACCGTTCACGCTCGCAGCCATCGACGTGGTCGCCCAGACCGGGTCCAAGGCCAAGATCGGATCCTTCGATATGAACGCCGATCTCGCGCAGGCGATCATCGACGGAAAGGTCATCTTCACCGTCGACCAGCAGCCATATCTGCAGGGCTACGAATCCGTCGATGCGCTCTGGCTGAAGAAGAACGGTGGCTTCGCGCTTGGTGGCGGCGGCGCAGTCGCAACCGGTCCCACCATCGTTACCCCGGGCACCGCGGAGGCCGTCCTCGCGGGCGCCAAAGAAGGCATCCGCTAA
- a CDS encoding ABC transporter permease — protein sequence MATTTTTTPPVPRAAKAPKNQFDERVGQRSLISTLLGRPEMGAVVGAIVVFAFFAIFAPTFTQPNSIATVLYGSSTIGILAVGVSLLMIGGEFDLSTGVAVISSALTASMFSWYFSTNIWVGIFVGLAFSLLVGFVNGWLLIKTKLPSFIVTLATFLMLTGINLGVTRLVGGGVASPSISDLDGFASAKAVFASDIPIFGINVKITVFIWIALVAVATFILMRTEIGNWIFAVGGDENAAAAVGVPVAKTKIGLFMAVGFCAWIAGMHNLFAFNVVQSGEGIGNEFLYIIAAVIGGCLLTGGYGSAIGGAIGALIFGMANKGIVYAQWNPDWFKFFLGLMLLLATIVNLVVKKRAEQKS from the coding sequence ATGGCCACCACCACTACCACCACTCCCCCAGTTCCCCGGGCTGCCAAGGCGCCGAAGAACCAGTTCGACGAACGGGTCGGTCAGCGCTCGCTGATCTCCACCCTCCTTGGGCGACCGGAAATGGGTGCCGTCGTCGGTGCCATCGTCGTCTTCGCCTTCTTCGCCATTTTCGCCCCGACCTTCACCCAACCGAACTCGATCGCGACCGTCCTGTACGGCTCATCCACCATCGGCATATTGGCCGTAGGAGTGTCGCTCCTCATGATCGGCGGCGAGTTCGACCTGTCTACCGGTGTTGCCGTCATTTCTTCAGCGCTGACCGCGTCGATGTTCTCCTGGTATTTCTCTACGAATATCTGGGTCGGCATCTTCGTCGGACTGGCGTTTTCCCTGCTCGTAGGATTCGTCAACGGCTGGCTTCTGATCAAGACCAAGCTCCCTTCCTTCATCGTCACGCTCGCGACATTCCTCATGCTGACCGGCATCAACCTTGGTGTCACGCGACTTGTCGGTGGCGGCGTCGCGTCGCCATCCATCTCCGACCTGGACGGATTCGCTTCCGCCAAAGCCGTGTTCGCCTCGGACATCCCGATTTTCGGCATCAACGTGAAGATCACTGTATTCATCTGGATAGCTCTCGTGGCGGTTGCCACTTTCATCCTCATGCGAACCGAGATCGGCAACTGGATCTTTGCCGTGGGTGGCGACGAAAACGCTGCTGCGGCAGTAGGCGTCCCCGTGGCGAAGACCAAGATCGGCCTCTTCATGGCAGTCGGATTCTGTGCCTGGATCGCAGGCATGCACAATCTTTTTGCATTCAACGTCGTGCAGTCCGGTGAAGGTATCGGAAATGAGTTCCTGTACATCATCGCCGCGGTAATCGGCGGATGCTTGCTGACTGGCGGATACGGCTCCGCCATCGGTGGCGCGATCGGCGCACTGATTTTCGGCATGGCCAACAAGGGCATTGTCTACGCGCAGTGGAATCCGGACTGGTTCAAGTTCTTCCTGGGACTGATGCTGCTGCTGGCCACCATCGTCAACCTCGTTGTAAAGAAGAGAGCGGAGCAGAAATCATGA
- a CDS encoding Gfo/Idh/MocA family protein, whose product MSTSPQTRTIGVGLISVGWMGRLHSRAYAALPLIYPELGLKPRLVQAADTAQAGRDYAENVLGYETTTTDYRDVLANPEVDVVSICAPNFLHAEVSIAAAKAGKPFWVEKPVGRGGKETAAVEAAADAAGVVTCIGFNYRHVPAVELAKKLIAEGQLGRVTNVRGRFFGGFSSNPEDPLAWRFVRSMSGSGVLGDLMGHLVDLMHHVLGPISAVTAATGTYIAERPALPGSTATGLLPVENEDFASMLIRFHDSAVAAGALGSLEASRIAVGSSSDYGFEINGTEGSVRWNFARMNELDVALTRTGPFIGFTTVLANSSFPEFERFQPSSGTGMGYDDLKTIEAKKFLLAVTGGSAESSNIHDAVASARVLDAAEESAASGLWVSLPIIAGSTAAFAQ is encoded by the coding sequence ATGTCGACAAGTCCCCAGACACGCACCATCGGTGTCGGCCTCATCAGCGTCGGCTGGATGGGACGGCTCCACAGCCGCGCTTACGCCGCGCTACCGCTTATCTATCCAGAGCTCGGGCTCAAGCCACGCCTCGTGCAGGCCGCTGATACCGCCCAAGCCGGGCGCGATTACGCCGAGAACGTCCTCGGGTACGAGACCACGACAACCGACTACCGCGACGTCCTCGCCAACCCAGAGGTCGACGTCGTGTCGATCTGTGCTCCGAACTTCCTGCACGCTGAGGTCAGCATCGCCGCCGCGAAGGCGGGAAAACCCTTCTGGGTCGAAAAGCCGGTCGGGCGTGGCGGGAAAGAGACGGCAGCGGTCGAGGCCGCCGCCGACGCGGCGGGCGTCGTGACGTGCATCGGTTTCAACTATCGTCACGTGCCTGCGGTCGAACTGGCCAAAAAGCTCATCGCCGAAGGTCAGCTCGGCCGCGTTACCAACGTCCGCGGACGATTCTTCGGAGGATTCTCCTCCAATCCAGAAGACCCCCTGGCATGGCGCTTCGTTCGCTCCATGTCCGGCAGTGGCGTGCTGGGCGATCTCATGGGCCATCTGGTCGACCTGATGCACCATGTGCTGGGACCAATCTCTGCCGTTACGGCGGCCACTGGAACCTATATAGCCGAGCGGCCGGCGTTGCCCGGCTCCACGGCGACCGGCCTCCTGCCCGTGGAAAACGAGGACTTCGCGAGCATGCTGATTCGTTTCCACGACTCCGCGGTTGCCGCCGGCGCACTGGGCAGTCTGGAGGCATCCCGAATCGCGGTCGGCTCCTCCTCAGATTATGGCTTCGAGATCAACGGAACCGAAGGATCCGTGCGCTGGAACTTCGCCCGCATGAACGAACTGGATGTGGCGCTCACCCGCACAGGACCCTTCATCGGCTTCACCACCGTGCTCGCCAACAGTTCATTCCCCGAGTTCGAACGCTTCCAGCCCAGCTCAGGCACGGGAATGGGGTATGACGACCTCAAGACCATCGAGGCGAAGAAATTCCTCCTCGCTGTCACCGGCGGATCGGCCGAATCCTCAAACATCCATGACGCGGTGGCGTCGGCTCGCGTGCTCGACGCTGCCGAGGAATCGGCCGCATCCGGCTTGTGGGTGTCCTTGCCCATCATCGCCGGCAGCACCGCAGCCTTCGCGCAGTAA
- a CDS encoding SLC13 family permease, whose product MSAPVISIIILAVMFLIATLLPVNMGALAFVGAFLLGAVFLGMETTDILANFPGGLFLTLVGVTYLFAIAQGNGTIDLLVRGAVRLVGGRVALIPWVMFVITAVITAVGALSPAAVAIVAPIALGFARKYKISPLLMGMMVIHGAQGGGFSPIAVYGVIVNSLIATTGLDASPTAVFLSSLIFNFLIAVVLFVVLGGRKLMSSRVGHFVEQAAEARMSVSVGARVGGDVDFKGFGSGIYGPRDPAGDGVQATATRGERIPQLVTVAGLIALAVIALGFKVDVGFVAITIAVILALVSPAAQKGAVNKISWSTVLLICGMLTFVGVLEEAGTIEFVSEAVATLGMPLLAALLICYIGAVVSAFASSTAILAALIPLAVPFLATGEISAIGVICALAVASTIVDVSPFSTNGALVLANAPDDVDKDRFYKQILAYSGIVVVAGPAIAWAVLVLPGWL is encoded by the coding sequence ATGTCCGCTCCCGTTATCTCGATCATCATCCTGGCGGTGATGTTTCTGATCGCCACGCTCCTACCCGTCAACATGGGTGCACTGGCCTTCGTGGGTGCATTCCTGCTCGGTGCCGTCTTCCTCGGTATGGAAACCACCGATATTCTCGCCAACTTTCCTGGCGGGCTGTTCCTCACGCTCGTGGGAGTCACGTACCTCTTCGCGATTGCACAGGGCAACGGCACGATCGATCTGCTGGTGCGCGGTGCCGTGCGGCTCGTCGGCGGCCGCGTGGCCCTCATCCCGTGGGTGATGTTCGTGATCACCGCCGTGATCACCGCGGTCGGGGCGCTCTCCCCAGCAGCCGTCGCGATCGTGGCGCCGATCGCGCTCGGCTTCGCCCGCAAATACAAGATCAGCCCGCTGTTGATGGGCATGATGGTGATCCATGGCGCGCAGGGCGGCGGGTTCTCGCCGATCGCCGTCTACGGCGTGATCGTGAACAGTCTCATCGCCACCACTGGACTCGATGCGAGCCCCACCGCGGTGTTCCTATCGAGCCTGATCTTCAACTTCCTGATCGCCGTCGTCCTGTTCGTTGTGCTCGGCGGGCGGAAGCTGATGTCGAGCCGGGTCGGACACTTCGTGGAGCAGGCAGCCGAAGCTCGTATGTCGGTGAGTGTGGGTGCGCGCGTCGGCGGCGACGTGGACTTCAAGGGCTTCGGCTCGGGCATCTATGGCCCCCGCGACCCCGCCGGCGACGGCGTGCAGGCCACCGCGACCCGCGGGGAGCGCATCCCTCAGCTCGTCACCGTGGCCGGGCTCATCGCCCTCGCTGTGATCGCCCTCGGCTTCAAGGTGGACGTGGGCTTCGTGGCCATCACTATCGCCGTCATTCTGGCGCTCGTCTCGCCCGCCGCCCAGAAGGGCGCGGTCAACAAGATCAGTTGGTCGACAGTGCTGCTCATCTGCGGCATGCTCACGTTCGTCGGCGTGCTCGAAGAGGCCGGAACCATCGAGTTCGTGTCGGAGGCGGTCGCGACCCTCGGCATGCCGCTGCTGGCAGCGCTTCTGATCTGCTACATCGGCGCCGTGGTCTCGGCCTTCGCCTCGTCGACAGCCATCCTGGCCGCGCTCATCCCGCTCGCCGTGCCGTTCCTCGCCACCGGAGAAATCAGCGCCATCGGCGTTATCTGTGCTCTCGCCGTGGCCTCGACCATCGTGGACGTGTCGCCCTTCTCCACCAACGGCGCACTCGTGCTGGCCAACGCCCCCGACGACGTGGACAAGGACCGCTTCTACAAGCAGATCCTTGCCTACAGCGGGATTGTGGTCGTGGCCGGGCCGGCCATCGCCTGGGCCGTGCTGGTGCTGCCCGGCTGGCTGTAA
- the purD gene encoding phosphoribosylamine--glycine ligase, with the protein MKILVLGSGAREHAIITALLREEPRHSITAAPGNAGIAVDVPVVALDATDAEAVSNYAIRENVELVVIGPEAPLVAGVADALRTRGIAVFGPDKAAAALEGSKTFAKRIMDEAGVPTGRAVRAGTLAEVEAALAEFGAPYVVKADGLAAGKGVLVTDDLSAALEHARYWLEHGSILVEEFLDGQEISLFLLSDGHTVLPLSPAQDYKRLGNNDAGPNTGGMGAYSPLPWLDAEFGSEKEFVQQIIDTVALPTVRQLAREGTPFVGLLYCGLIVTKAGVRVIEFNARFGDPETQVVLPRLVTPLSELLFDASTGALDGRDWPEFSADVAVTVVLASENYPETPLTGRVITGLDDALQVPGVTIAHAATGVQGDSLVSTGGRVLSVVAMGPSFAEARARAYEALGHVQLEGAQFRTDIAARVA; encoded by the coding sequence GTGAAAATCTTGGTTCTCGGTTCCGGTGCCCGCGAGCACGCCATCATTACCGCGCTGCTCCGCGAGGAGCCCCGGCACTCGATCACGGCCGCGCCCGGCAACGCCGGCATCGCTGTCGACGTGCCCGTCGTCGCGCTGGATGCAACGGATGCCGAGGCCGTCAGCAACTACGCCATCCGCGAGAATGTTGAACTCGTTGTGATCGGGCCGGAGGCTCCACTCGTGGCCGGAGTCGCCGACGCGCTGCGCACCCGCGGGATCGCGGTGTTCGGCCCCGACAAGGCCGCCGCTGCCCTCGAGGGCAGCAAAACCTTCGCCAAGCGCATCATGGACGAAGCCGGGGTGCCCACCGGTCGCGCCGTGCGCGCCGGCACCCTCGCCGAGGTCGAGGCCGCCCTCGCCGAGTTCGGTGCGCCCTATGTCGTGAAGGCGGACGGCCTCGCCGCCGGCAAGGGCGTGCTCGTGACCGACGACCTGTCCGCCGCGCTCGAACACGCCAGGTACTGGCTCGAGCACGGCAGCATCCTCGTGGAGGAGTTCCTCGACGGCCAGGAGATCTCCCTGTTCCTGCTGAGCGACGGCCACACGGTTCTCCCGCTCTCCCCCGCCCAGGACTACAAGCGCCTCGGCAACAACGACGCCGGCCCGAACACCGGCGGCATGGGCGCCTACTCGCCGCTGCCCTGGCTCGACGCCGAGTTCGGCAGCGAGAAGGAGTTCGTGCAGCAAATCATCGACACCGTCGCGCTGCCCACCGTGCGCCAGCTCGCCCGGGAGGGCACGCCCTTCGTCGGGCTGCTCTACTGCGGCCTGATCGTGACGAAGGCGGGCGTGCGGGTGATCGAATTCAACGCGCGCTTCGGCGACCCGGAGACCCAGGTCGTGCTGCCTCGACTCGTGACGCCGCTCTCGGAGCTGCTGTTCGACGCCTCGACCGGAGCCCTCGACGGCCGCGACTGGCCCGAGTTCTCAGCCGACGTGGCCGTGACCGTGGTGCTCGCGAGCGAAAACTACCCCGAGACGCCGCTCACCGGCCGGGTGATCACCGGCTTGGACGACGCCCTGCAGGTGCCCGGCGTCACCATCGCGCACGCCGCGACAGGCGTGCAGGGCGATTCGCTGGTGTCGACCGGCGGACGGGTTCTGAGCGTCGTCGCCATGGGCCCCTCGTTCGCCGAGGCCCGCGCTCGCGCCTATGAGGCACTCGGCCACGTGCAGCTCGAGGGCGCCCAGTTCCGCACGGACATCGCCGCCCGCGTCGCCTAA
- a CDS encoding carboxyl transferase domain-containing protein gives MTTQEEVRHLTAAELIDVVLDAGSFASWDRTVVDPEPSDAYRADLAKARAKAGTDESVLTGEGLIRGSRVAIVVSEFAFLAGSIGLSAADRIVEAIERATREGLPVLAGPASGGTRMQEGTLAFLSMVKITAAVRAHRAAGHPYLVYLRHPTTGGVMASWGSLGHVTVAEPGALLGFLGPRVYEALYGKKFPENVQVSENLFNQGLIDAVVPPEQLPEIVHRALTILTRRASAPVTAPDTLNVRPADAGAWASIQISRNPRRPDLRQLLAYGAHDVLPLNGTGEGEKDPGLMLAMARFGQQSCIVLGHIRPRPSQDTKMGPGSLREARRGMRLAEELGIPLLTVIDTAGAALSKEAEEGGMAGEIARSLHELIGLKSATVSVLLGQGAGGGALALLPADRTIAAQHSWLSPLPPEGASAIVHRSTEFAPAMSEAQGVNVASLYANGIVDHIVDERPDAAEEGRAFCERLAGAIEYELSELAAVPVEELLPRRVARYHSLGR, from the coding sequence ATGACCACCCAGGAAGAGGTACGCCACCTCACCGCCGCAGAACTCATTGACGTTGTCCTCGACGCGGGCTCCTTCGCGAGCTGGGACCGGACCGTGGTCGATCCAGAGCCGAGCGACGCGTACCGGGCCGACCTCGCGAAGGCGCGTGCAAAGGCGGGTACCGACGAGTCTGTGCTCACCGGCGAGGGCCTGATTCGCGGCAGCCGGGTGGCGATCGTGGTGAGCGAGTTCGCGTTCCTCGCCGGGTCGATAGGCCTCTCCGCGGCCGACCGCATCGTGGAGGCGATCGAACGCGCCACACGCGAAGGGTTGCCGGTCTTGGCCGGACCGGCATCGGGCGGTACCCGCATGCAGGAAGGCACACTGGCCTTTTTGTCGATGGTGAAGATCACGGCGGCGGTGCGTGCGCACCGCGCGGCGGGGCATCCGTATCTGGTGTATCTGCGGCACCCCACGACGGGCGGAGTGATGGCCTCGTGGGGCTCGCTCGGGCACGTGACCGTGGCCGAGCCGGGCGCGCTGCTTGGGTTTCTTGGCCCACGGGTCTACGAGGCGCTCTACGGCAAGAAGTTCCCGGAGAACGTGCAGGTGTCCGAGAACCTGTTCAACCAGGGACTGATCGACGCTGTCGTGCCGCCGGAGCAGCTGCCTGAGATCGTGCACCGAGCGCTGACCATTCTGACTCGCCGGGCCTCCGCGCCGGTGACGGCCCCGGACACCCTTAATGTGCGGCCGGCGGATGCCGGGGCATGGGCATCCATTCAGATCTCGCGTAACCCGCGCCGACCCGACCTGCGCCAGCTACTCGCCTACGGTGCGCACGACGTGCTGCCCCTCAACGGCACTGGCGAGGGAGAGAAGGACCCGGGGCTCATGCTCGCGATGGCGCGGTTCGGGCAGCAGAGCTGCATCGTGCTCGGGCACATCCGGCCGAGGCCCTCGCAGGACACGAAGATGGGCCCAGGGTCGCTTCGGGAGGCCCGTCGCGGCATGCGGCTGGCCGAGGAGCTCGGCATCCCGCTGCTCACCGTGATCGACACGGCCGGGGCCGCGCTGTCAAAGGAGGCCGAGGAGGGCGGGATGGCCGGCGAGATCGCCCGGTCCCTGCACGAGCTCATCGGACTCAAGTCCGCCACCGTGTCGGTGCTGCTCGGGCAGGGCGCCGGCGGCGGGGCGCTCGCGCTGCTGCCCGCCGACCGCACCATCGCCGCGCAGCATTCCTGGCTGTCACCGCTGCCTCCCGAGGGGGCGAGCGCCATCGTGCACCGCAGCACGGAATTCGCGCCGGCCATGTCGGAGGCGCAGGGCGTGAACGTGGCCTCGCTCTACGCCAACGGGATCGTCGACCACATCGTGGACGAGCGCCCCGACGCGGCCGAGGAGGGCCGCGCGTTCTGCGAGCGCCTTGCCGGGGCCATCGAGTACGAGCTGTCAGAGCTCGCCGCGGTGCCCGTCGAGGAGCTGCTGCCGCGCCGAGTGGCCCGCTACCACTCGCTCGGCCGCTAA
- a CDS encoding CaiB/BaiF CoA transferase family protein, whose amino-acid sequence MSTETYTDTRADTRSQGPLAGYLVVDLSRALAGPHATMMLADLGARVIKVETPGTGDDTRGWGPPFVGPADDPQSTYFLSCNRNKESIALDLKSDDGREVLGELLLRADVVVENFRPGVLDRLGFSPEAMHALNPALVILSITGFGHDGPESSRSGYDQILQGEAGLMSLTGSGPDDPQRVGVPIADLLSGMYGAFGLLAALLERERTGRGQVVRTSLLAALVGVHAFQGTRTTVAGEVPEAQGNHHPSIAPYGLFPCRGGSVQISIGSEKLWAAFAGEFGLDAARAEWATNAHRVRNRAGLKTAIADAFARFDAATLLQKLADAGIPAGKVRSLDEVYKWDQVLSQGLLIDVEHEVLGRISLPGPPLRFFGPADTVETTNTTHSAPPVLDQHGPDIRRWLNRSLEGIAR is encoded by the coding sequence ATGAGCACCGAAACCTACACTGACACGCGTGCCGACACCCGCTCGCAGGGGCCGCTCGCGGGCTACCTCGTCGTGGACCTGAGCCGCGCACTCGCCGGGCCGCACGCGACCATGATGCTCGCCGACCTCGGCGCGCGCGTGATCAAGGTGGAGACTCCCGGCACGGGGGACGACACCCGAGGGTGGGGGCCGCCCTTCGTGGGACCCGCGGACGATCCGCAGTCCACGTACTTCCTCTCCTGCAACCGCAACAAGGAGTCGATCGCCCTCGACCTGAAAAGCGACGACGGGCGCGAGGTGCTCGGCGAACTCCTGCTGCGCGCCGACGTGGTGGTGGAGAATTTTCGGCCAGGAGTTCTCGACCGCCTCGGCTTCTCGCCGGAGGCGATGCACGCACTCAACCCGGCCCTCGTGATCCTGTCGATCACCGGTTTCGGCCACGACGGCCCGGAATCGAGTCGCAGCGGCTACGACCAGATTCTGCAGGGAGAGGCCGGTCTGATGTCGCTCACCGGCTCCGGTCCCGACGACCCGCAGCGCGTGGGCGTGCCCATCGCCGACCTGCTCTCGGGCATGTACGGCGCGTTCGGGCTGCTCGCCGCGCTGCTCGAACGCGAACGGACCGGGCGGGGGCAGGTGGTGCGCACCTCGCTGCTTGCCGCCCTCGTGGGAGTGCACGCCTTTCAGGGCACCCGCACCACGGTGGCCGGCGAGGTGCCGGAGGCGCAGGGCAACCACCATCCGTCGATCGCGCCGTACGGTCTGTTCCCCTGCCGCGGCGGCAGTGTGCAGATCAGCATCGGCAGTGAGAAGCTCTGGGCCGCCTTCGCCGGCGAGTTCGGCCTCGATGCGGCACGGGCCGAGTGGGCCACCAACGCGCACCGGGTACGCAACCGCGCGGGGCTCAAAACAGCGATAGCGGATGCCTTCGCCCGCTTCGACGCCGCGACCCTGCTGCAGAAACTCGCCGACGCCGGCATACCGGCCGGCAAGGTGCGTTCCCTCGATGAGGTCTATAAATGGGATCAGGTTCTCTCGCAGGGGTTGCTGATTGACGTGGAGCACGAGGTACTCGGCCGGATCAGCCTCCCCGGTCCGCCGCTCCGTTTCTTCGGCCCCGCCGATACCGTGGAAACCACCAATACGACGCACTCGGCGCCGCCAGTGCTCGACCAGCACGGTCCCGACATTCGTCGCTGGCTCAACCGCTCGTTGGAAGGAATCGCACGATGA